In a single window of the Mugil cephalus isolate CIBA_MC_2020 chromosome 6, CIBA_Mcephalus_1.1, whole genome shotgun sequence genome:
- the suco gene encoding SUN domain-containing ossification factor isoform X5, translated as MKRLRVLLVCLVVALLCWYPSQHVYCSERSLSGRGQSVQDKDPDSGEQEQDSTQNTVVEEWTTHTSYDMGLETERAALEKLAKHNLHYEQTVNPQEAEVEETKPDSESDTVPVAPEPEATPDPQDDLDLQTRTQDQDPEAPGSPTPERVPAQGQASTDAPAPVDASTDAQAANPGPDPNPNPATSPDEAENTPTSQSAGTTHTGAVWVASAGDELPVDSFVFAEHSDSQCRVIPPELATCEPPPFGSPLLSADEAGTDDQRPDQTHTSSGPEAEAQSTPGLLDQEPQQQQQQQQQQQQDLEDGLLDLDREGNASQHHRQEQQTGEANTGRETDPSVPSKEDIPTFDEWKKQVMEVEKEKSQSLHTSTSGSPHPVKKVQKNFKNNYASVECGAKILSANNEAKSTSAILMENMDLYMLNPCSNKIWFVIELCEPIQVKQLDIANFELFSSTPKDFLVSISDRYPTNKWVKLGTFHARDERIVQSFPLDEQLYAKYVKMFIKYIKVELLSHFGSEHFCPLSLIRVFGTSMVEEYEEIADSQYPSERLEYLDEDYDYPPGYQPSEDKASKNLLGSATNAILNMVNNIAANVLGGKPEMEDGAETEGNTTAEDQKGSIQVTAKSSEAPQDSAVLESEKTEPPPTEEDSKASGDSSSTSPTLSDSREDRRIVTLVEEEEEEDQEPRQSTVTLMEEEGEEEEEKRGEEARKEADRNQWESQAYCPFSSFSSLSLSCMATLPELLHRWCSARLAKERLRSLKRRQLSAQTQTRPAVVIPALAHAPPLIPVPTPPQEALPLTEKPPEPEVSVKGQTESKPSDDGHAADAHLNAHAPDAHTPELSILLEPSRTSSIPPHSFSDIHSSMTQPTPMHEEKLLPPVKDAALDSVPTPPLHVVSIPMTQQASSATPSLSLSSPPQPLSSETASPGAVVPPVKEQPVQPLPTASRPEELIPLPTELPAAVPPTDAHADTAKSGSDGGDSQRQTVQASQMHGEQGDALSQTGEQQRVEDTVEEDLLAANGNGNAQRTATDFYAELQNGGDYNGGAVNGNGMLLNGGAVHGSSQKESVFMRLNNRIKALEMNMSLSSRYLEELSQRYRKQMEEMQRAFNKTIIKLQNTSRIAEEQDQKQTDSIQVLQSQLENVTKLMLNLTATVGQLQREVSDRQSYLVVSLVLCLSLGLLLCLQCCRSSSPSPSTSTAVLPKSNHYPSPKRCFSSYDDMSLKRRVTCPLVRSKSFHLSSTEEKALQDKVAGQG; from the exons gtGGTGGAAGAATGGACGACACACACATCATACGATATGGGattagagacagagagagcagcgCTGGAGAAGCTAGCAAAACACAACCTACACTATGAACAG ACTGTGAATCCACAGGAGGCTGAGGTGGAAGAGACAAAGCCAGACTCCGAGTCTGATACTGTACCTGTAGCTCCTGAGCCAGAAGCTACCCCCGACCCCCAGGATGACTTGGACCTGCAGACCCGCACCCAGGACCAAGACCCCGAAGCCCCAGGGTCCCCAACTCCGGAAAGAGTTCCGGCACAGGGCCAAGCGTCCACAGATGCTCCGGCCCCAGTAGACGCCTCGACTGATGCCCAAGCTGCAAACCCCGGCCCGGACCCGAACCCGAACCCAGCCACATCCCCTGatgaagctgaaaacacaccTACCTCACAGAGCGCTGGCACGACCCACACAGG TGCAGTGTGGGTTGCCAGTGCAGGAGATGAACTCCCAGTAGACAGCTTTGTCTTTGCTGAGCACTCTGATTCACAGTGCAGGGTCATTCCCCCCGAACTGGCAACCTGTGAGCCCCCCCCTTTTGGCAGCCCTCTCCTCAG TGCGGATGAAGCTGGGACGGACGACCAGCGGCCAGACCAGACTCACACCAGTTCTGGGCCTGAAGCAGAAGCTCAGTCCACTCCAGGGCTTTTAGATCAggagccacagcagcagcagcagcagcagcagcagcagcagcaggacctgGAAGATGGGCTGTTGGATTTGGACCGGGAAGGCAACGCCTCCCAGCACCACCGCCAGGAACAGCAG ACGGGGGAGGCTAATACCGGGAGGGAGACCGATCCCTCGGTGCCCAGCAAAGAGGACATCCCTACCTTTGATGAGTGGAAGAAGCAAGTcatggaggtggagaaggagaaaa GTCAGTctctccacacctccaccagtGGCAGTCCCCATCCGGTGAAGAAGGTCCAGAAAAACTTTAAGAATAACTACGCCTCTGTGGAATGTGGTGCCAAGATACTCTCTGCCAACAACGAGGCCAAG AGCACTTCAGCTATCCTCATGGAGAATATGGATCTTTACATGCTGAATCCCTGCAGCAACAAGATCTG GTTTGTAATAGAGCTCTGTGAGCCTATTCAAGTGAAACAGTTGGACATCGCAAACTTTGAGCTCTTCTCATCCACACCTAAAGACTTCCTAGTATCCATCAGTGACAG GTATCCCACCAACAAGTGGGTGAAGCTGGGGACTTTCCACGCCCGCGACGAGCGGATAGTCCAGAGTTTCCCACTGGATGAGCAGCTTTATGCTAAATATGTGAAG ATGTTCATCAAGTACATAAAG GTTGAACTCCTCTCTCACTTTGGATCAGAGCACTTCTGCCCCCTCAGTCTTATCAG GGTGTTTGGGACCAGCATGGTGGAGGAGTATGAGGAGATTGCAGATTCTCAGTACCCTTCAGAGAGACTGGAGTACTTGGATGAGGACTATG ACTATCCTCCAGGCTACCAACCATCTGAGGACAAGGCCTCTAAAAACCTGCTTGGTTCAGCAACca ATGCCATCCTAAATATGGTAAACAATATTGCCGCTAACGTGCTCGGCGGCAAGCCAGAGATGGAGGATGGAGCGGAGACGGAAG GTAATACTACGGCTGAGGATCAGAAGGGGAGCATACAAGTTACAGCCAAGTCATCTGAAGCCCCTCAAGACTCTGCAGT ATTGGAGTCTGAAAAGACGGAACCACCCCCAACCGAGGAGGACTCCAAGGCCTCCGGTGACTCGTCCTCAACTTCTCCCACATTAAGCGACTCTCGTGAGGACAGACGGATTGTCaccctggtggaggaggaggaggaggaggaccaagAGCCCAGACAGTCGACCGTCAcgctgatggaggaggagggagaggaggaggaggagaagaggggggaggaggcgaGGAAGGAGGCGGACAGGAACCAGTGGGAGAGCCAGGCGTACTGTCcgttctcctccttctcctccctgtctctgtcctgcatGGCCACCCTGCCCGAGCTGCTCCATCGCTGGTGCTCCGCCAGGCTGGCTAAGGAGAGGCTGCGCAGCCTCAAGAGGAGGCAGCTCAGCGCGCAAACGCAGACTCGCCCCGCTGTGGTTATTCCCGCCCTCGCGCACGCCCCTCCGCTGATCCCCGTCCCCACTCCTCCCCAGGAAGCCCTCCCTCTCACAGAAAAACCCCCAGAGCCCGAGGTGTCCGTCAAGGGCCAAACCGAGAGCAAACCTTCAGACGACGGGCACGCGGCTGACGCACATTTGAACGCCCACGCGCCTGACGCACACACTCCAGAGCTCAGCATCCTCCTGGAGCCTAGTAGGACCTCCAGCATCCCCCCTCATAGCTTCTCAGACATCCACAGCTCCATGACGCAGCCCACGCCAATGCACGAGGAGAAGCTGCTGCCTCCGGTTAAAGATGCAGCCCTGGACTCGGTTCCTACTCCACCCCTCCACGTCGTTTCCATCCCAATGACGCAACAGGCCAGCAGCGCCACCCCGTCTCTTTCCCTCAGCTCTCCCCCTCAGCCTCTGTCCTCTGAGACGGCCTCTCCCGGCGCCGTGGTCCCCCCCGTCAAAGAGCAGCCCGTTCAGCCTCTCCCCACCGCATCAAGGCCGGAGGAGCTCATCCCCCTTCCCACCGAACTGCCGGCAGCTGTCCCGCCGACCGACGCTCACGCTGACACGGCTAAGTCGGGCTCAGACGGCGGGGACTCGCAGAGACAAACCGTTCAGGCTTCGCAGATGCACGGGGAGCAGGGGGACGCCCTCTCTCAGACCGGGGAGCAACAGCGGGTGGAAGACACGGTGGAAGAGGACCTGTTGGCCGCCAACGGGAACGGCAACGCCCAGCGGACGGCTACAGACTTCTACGCAGAGCTGCAGAACGGAGGAGATTACAACGGCGGGGCCGTGAATGGGAACGGCATGTTACTGAACGGAGGAGCGGTGCACGGGTCCAGCCAGAAGGAGAGCGTGTTCATGAGGCTGAACAACAGGATCAAGGCTCTGGAGATGAACATGAGTCTGTCCAGCAGATACCTGGAGGAGCTCAGCCAGAG ataCCGTAAACAGATGGAAGAGATGCAAAGGGCGTTCAATAAGACCATCATCAAACTGCAGAACACTTCCCGCATAGCTGAGGAGCAG gacCAGAAACAGACTGATTCCATCCAGGTCCTGCAGAGCCAGCTGGAGAACGTCACTAAACTGATGCTCAATCTCACGGCTACAGTGGGCCAGCTGCAGAGAGAG GTATCTGACCGTCAGAGCTACCTGGTGGTCTCTCTggttctctgtctgtctctgggaCTCCTGCTGTGTCTGCAGTGCTGCCGCAGCTCTTCTCCCAGCCCCAGCACCAGCACCGCTGTCCTTCCCAAGAGCAACCACTACCCCAGCCCCAAGAG atgcTTTTCCTCCTACGATGATATGAGCCTAAAGCGCAGGGTGACCTGCCCGCTAGTTCGCTCCAAGTCCTTCCACCTTTCCTCTACAGAAG aaaaaGCGCTGCAAGACAAAGTCGCTGGACAAGGTTGA